One window from the genome of Acuticoccus sp. I52.16.1 encodes:
- the rpe gene encoding ribulose-phosphate 3-epimerase → MFDRRPKIAPSILSADFAAFGAECEAVEAQGADWVHVDVMDGHFVPNITFGPQTVKAIRPHIETVMDVHLMIAPVDPYIAAFAEAGADVLTAHAEAGPHLDRTLQAIRAAGCKAGVALNPATPAEAIAYVMDRIDLVCVMTVNPGFGGQSFIDACVPKVARLREMIGDRPIHIEIDGGVTPQTAPRLTAAGADVLVAGSAVFKGGSVAQPGAYGANIRAIREAATAAARSDAA, encoded by the coding sequence ATGTTCGACCGCCGCCCGAAGATCGCCCCGTCGATCCTGTCCGCCGACTTCGCCGCCTTCGGCGCCGAATGCGAGGCGGTGGAGGCCCAGGGCGCCGACTGGGTGCATGTGGACGTGATGGACGGCCACTTCGTCCCCAACATCACCTTCGGCCCGCAGACGGTGAAGGCCATCCGCCCGCACATCGAGACGGTGATGGACGTGCACCTGATGATCGCCCCGGTCGACCCCTATATCGCCGCCTTCGCCGAGGCGGGGGCGGACGTGCTCACCGCCCACGCCGAGGCGGGCCCCCATCTCGACCGGACGCTGCAGGCGATCCGCGCGGCCGGGTGCAAGGCCGGCGTGGCGCTGAACCCGGCGACCCCGGCCGAGGCGATCGCCTATGTCATGGACCGGATCGACCTCGTCTGCGTGATGACGGTGAACCCCGGCTTCGGCGGGCAGAGCTTCATCGACGCGTGCGTGCCCAAGGTGGCGCGCCTGCGCGAGATGATCGGCGACCGGCCGATCCACATCGAGATCGACGGTGGCGTGACGCCGCAGACCGCGCCGCGCCTGACCGCGGCTGGGGCGGACGTTCTGGTGGCCGGCTCGGCGGTGTTCAAGGGCGGCTCGGTCGCCCAGCCCGGCGCCTACGGGGCCAACATCCGCGCCATCCGCGAGGCGGCGACGGCCGCGGCGAGGTCCGATGCGGCCTGA
- the gph gene encoding phosphoglycolate phosphatase (PGP is an essential enzyme in the glycolate salvage pathway in higher organisms (photorespiration in plants). Phosphoglycolate results from the oxidase activity of RubisCO in the Calvin cycle when concentrations of carbon dioxide are low relative to oxygen. This enzyme is a member of the Haloacid Dehalogenase (HAD) superfamily of aspartate-nucleophile hydrolase enzymes (PF00702).), with protein sequence MRPEARAFDAVVFDLDGTLIDSAPAIRAIAGRFLAEQGAAPLTLDETRAFIGHGAAHFLRRALAARELPANDAAVATHYPRFIAIYGAAPPGDNVPFGGIVETLGELERAGVAVGLCTNKPDEPTRRVLDAFGLAFAVVVTGDTLPQKKPSPKPLEAVVAGLGVTVARTLFVGDSEIDALTARAAGCPFALHTAGYHFAFSEAAQPDYFVADIPSVLDIVINRGPIATI encoded by the coding sequence ATGCGGCCTGAGGCTCGCGCGTTTGACGCCGTCGTCTTCGACCTCGACGGCACGCTGATCGACAGCGCGCCGGCGATCCGGGCGATCGCGGGCCGCTTCCTCGCCGAGCAGGGAGCCGCGCCGCTGACGCTGGACGAGACGCGCGCCTTCATCGGCCATGGCGCCGCGCATTTCCTGCGGCGCGCACTGGCGGCGCGCGAGCTGCCGGCGAACGACGCCGCCGTCGCCACGCACTACCCCCGTTTCATCGCGATCTACGGTGCCGCCCCGCCGGGTGACAACGTCCCCTTCGGCGGCATCGTCGAGACGCTCGGCGAGCTGGAGCGCGCCGGCGTCGCGGTCGGGCTGTGCACCAACAAGCCGGACGAGCCGACCCGGCGCGTGCTCGACGCGTTCGGCCTCGCCTTCGCCGTGGTCGTCACGGGGGACACGCTGCCACAGAAGAAGCCGTCCCCGAAGCCGCTGGAGGCGGTAGTCGCCGGGCTCGGCGTGACGGTGGCGCGTACGCTCTTCGTCGGCGACAGCGAGATCGACGCTTTGACGGCTCGAGCCGCCGGCTGTCCCTTCGCTCTCCACACGGCCGGATACCATTTCGCGTTCTCCGAGGCGGCCCAGCCGGACTACTTCGTTGCCGATATCCCATCCGTTCTCGACATCGTGATCAATCGCGGCCCGATCGCCACAATTTAG
- a CDS encoding alpha/beta hydrolase — protein MNTHVVPSVDCDLPGVAFAGRRSRERHRRPPWRAQPVSIAQPALSIQTIGPVAISWNGEALPLPASRKTRALLGYLVLCARPQRRERLCELLWEVPDDPRAALRWSLSKLRPLVNVGGETRLIADREQVRIQIDPVRVDFEHIAAVASGEEAVGEDTTAHGLAEAWECANRVLMEDCELSNQPTFSAWLDHKRTELMRLRVKLARRLAQAPDLSLEENEVWAERWWLDAPFDPAAAQHAVLARRKLGREREAVALADQMERAFRDAGLEPPDFSICPFEVAPATGPAAGPPHADAARVPARVAPATLDSGPSIAPEAADGPAVPHQSIRFTEAQDGVSLAWAVAGDKEHPALLKAGTWPSHLELDWGAPIWSGLYRSLTDSFRFIRYDERGCGLSDWMVPEISLARSVGDLERVVDAAGLDRFPLLGMSHGAAAAITYAARHPERVSHLVLVGGFAAGWRHTASAEEVREREAVMVLAERGWGRTNPSYRHLLSQTLMPSATPEDLAEFDAVQRRTTSTENVMRVFDMISTIDVRPLLKDVRAATLVLHSRNDIYVPVGAGRALAAQIPNAEFAGLDSDNHFLLGREPATADLVAAVRRFLGR, from the coding sequence ATGAATACACACGTCGTACCGAGCGTCGATTGTGATCTTCCGGGCGTGGCCTTTGCCGGCCGGCGCTCCCGTGAGCGGCATCGCCGCCCCCCATGGCGGGCCCAGCCCGTCTCCATCGCCCAGCCCGCTCTCAGCATTCAGACCATCGGTCCCGTCGCGATTTCCTGGAACGGGGAGGCGCTGCCGCTGCCCGCCTCGCGCAAGACGCGCGCGCTGCTCGGCTACCTCGTCCTGTGCGCCCGGCCGCAGCGGCGCGAGCGGCTGTGCGAGTTGCTGTGGGAGGTGCCGGACGACCCGCGCGCGGCGCTGCGCTGGTCGCTCAGCAAGCTGCGCCCGCTGGTCAACGTGGGCGGCGAAACCCGGCTCATCGCCGACCGCGAGCAGGTGCGGATCCAGATCGACCCCGTCCGCGTCGACTTCGAGCATATCGCCGCCGTCGCCAGTGGCGAGGAGGCGGTGGGCGAGGATACGACCGCGCACGGGCTCGCCGAGGCGTGGGAATGCGCCAACCGCGTCCTGATGGAGGACTGCGAGCTTTCCAACCAACCGACCTTCTCCGCCTGGCTCGACCACAAGCGGACCGAACTCATGCGCCTGCGCGTCAAACTGGCCCGCCGGCTGGCACAGGCGCCGGACCTGTCGCTGGAGGAGAACGAGGTCTGGGCCGAGCGCTGGTGGCTCGACGCGCCGTTCGACCCGGCGGCCGCGCAACACGCCGTCCTCGCTCGCCGCAAGTTGGGGCGCGAGCGCGAGGCCGTCGCCCTCGCCGATCAGATGGAGCGCGCCTTCCGAGACGCGGGACTGGAGCCGCCCGACTTCTCGATCTGCCCGTTCGAGGTCGCGCCGGCCACCGGCCCTGCGGCGGGACCGCCCCATGCCGACGCGGCGCGCGTCCCGGCCCGCGTGGCGCCGGCGACGCTCGACAGCGGCCCGTCGATTGCGCCCGAGGCGGCGGACGGCCCGGCGGTGCCGCATCAGTCGATCCGCTTCACCGAGGCGCAGGACGGGGTGTCGCTCGCCTGGGCCGTCGCCGGGGACAAGGAGCACCCGGCGCTGCTGAAGGCCGGAACATGGCCCTCGCACCTGGAACTCGACTGGGGCGCGCCGATCTGGTCCGGCCTCTACCGCAGCCTCACCGACAGCTTCCGCTTCATCCGCTACGACGAGCGCGGCTGCGGACTGTCGGACTGGATGGTGCCGGAGATCAGCCTGGCGCGCTCGGTCGGCGACCTGGAGCGGGTGGTCGACGCGGCCGGGCTCGACCGCTTCCCGCTGTTGGGCATGAGCCACGGGGCGGCGGCGGCGATCACCTACGCCGCGCGGCACCCGGAGCGCGTATCGCATCTGGTCCTCGTCGGCGGGTTCGCGGCGGGCTGGCGGCACACCGCATCCGCCGAGGAGGTGCGCGAGCGCGAGGCGGTAATGGTCCTGGCCGAGCGCGGCTGGGGGCGCACCAACCCGTCCTACCGCCACCTCCTGTCGCAGACCCTGATGCCGAGCGCGACGCCGGAGGACCTCGCGGAGTTCGACGCCGTGCAGCGTCGCACCACGTCCACCGAGAACGTCATGCGCGTTTTCGACATGATCTCCACCATCGACGTGCGCCCGCTGCTGAAGGACGTGCGCGCCGCGACGCTGGTGCTTCACAGCCGCAACGATATCTACGTCCCCGTCGGCGCGGGCCGTGCGCTGGCGGCGCAGATCCCCAACGCCGAGTTCGCCGGGCTCGACAGCGACAACCATTTCCTGCTGGGCCGCGAGCCCGCCACCGCCGACCTCGTCGCCGCCGTGCGCCGCTTCCTGGGGCGCTGA
- a CDS encoding FAD-dependent oxidoreductase: MIHLMSEAATADMEPCELCIIGAGIAGLNALFVATQYFGPMDRVILVDAKNAPGGMWNEVYDYARLHQPHPSFTVGDMAWDWSRPNHYLSTGREVAAHLGRCYASLRERVDLRERFAHTVTRCEEVKEADGRTMAHVEHHPNGHPDRVRTIRAKWVVRAIGFDVPAPRPLPLQSARVISTTPQRLRADGVFDSDAPVYIVGGGKTGLDTALALVSRRSRRRVTLLNGSGTVFADRDLLAPRGRRRWWSGRLFSTAFRDVAMRFNGTNEDDVFDFFRRTMCVSLDPSDQQFFFGIMSQAERDALDRGLDQIVNDYLDGVVDAQRGTRLLLRGGGSLPVSEGSVFVNCTGHLMRHRHPYEPFLSPEGAVLSITPRSMTHFLTSMAGYLLPHLFFSGRLRDAGLYALDGEEMRRRGGRLYHTALVSLTFLNTILAHEALPVRVMSRCGLDLDRLYPLPRRLLGFIDVKRNGARYVDHCRTALDRVQAETGVRCGRLEAA; this comes from the coding sequence GTGATCCATCTCATGAGCGAAGCGGCGACGGCGGACATGGAGCCGTGCGAGTTGTGCATCATCGGTGCGGGGATCGCCGGGCTCAACGCGCTCTTCGTCGCCACCCAGTATTTCGGGCCGATGGACCGGGTGATCCTCGTCGACGCGAAGAACGCGCCGGGCGGGATGTGGAACGAGGTGTACGACTACGCGCGCCTGCACCAGCCGCACCCGTCCTTCACCGTGGGCGACATGGCGTGGGACTGGTCACGGCCCAACCACTACCTCTCGACCGGCCGCGAGGTCGCCGCGCACCTCGGCCGCTGCTACGCCAGCCTGCGCGAGCGGGTCGACCTGCGAGAGCGCTTCGCCCACACCGTCACCCGCTGCGAGGAGGTGAAGGAGGCCGACGGGCGGACGATGGCGCACGTCGAGCATCACCCCAACGGCCACCCCGACCGTGTCCGGACGATCCGGGCCAAGTGGGTGGTGCGGGCGATCGGCTTCGACGTACCGGCGCCGCGGCCGCTTCCGCTCCAGAGCGCGCGCGTGATCTCGACCACGCCGCAACGCCTGCGCGCCGACGGCGTGTTCGACAGTGACGCCCCGGTCTACATCGTCGGCGGCGGCAAGACCGGGCTCGACACCGCGCTTGCGCTCGTCTCCCGCCGCTCGCGCCGGCGCGTCACGCTCCTCAATGGCAGCGGCACGGTGTTCGCCGATCGCGACCTGCTGGCCCCGCGTGGGCGTCGGCGCTGGTGGAGCGGGCGGCTCTTCTCGACCGCCTTTCGCGACGTCGCGATGCGCTTCAACGGCACCAACGAAGACGACGTGTTCGACTTCTTCCGCCGCACGATGTGCGTGAGCCTGGATCCCAGCGACCAGCAGTTCTTCTTCGGCATCATGTCCCAGGCGGAGCGCGATGCGCTGGATCGCGGCCTGGATCAGATCGTCAACGACTATCTGGACGGCGTGGTCGACGCGCAGCGGGGAACGCGGCTCCTGCTGCGCGGCGGTGGCTCGCTGCCGGTGTCCGAGGGGAGTGTCTTCGTCAACTGCACGGGGCACTTGATGCGCCATCGTCACCCGTACGAGCCCTTCCTGTCGCCGGAGGGGGCGGTCCTTTCGATCACACCGCGATCGATGACGCACTTTCTCACCAGCATGGCCGGCTATCTGCTGCCGCACCTCTTCTTCTCGGGGCGGCTGCGCGATGCTGGCCTCTATGCGCTCGACGGGGAGGAGATGCGCCGGCGCGGCGGGCGGCTCTACCACACGGCGCTGGTCTCGCTGACTTTCCTCAACACCATTCTCGCGCACGAGGCGCTGCCGGTGCGCGTGATGAGCCGCTGCGGCCTCGATCTCGACCGGCTGTACCCGCTGCCGCGGCGCCTGCTCGGCTTCATCGACGTGAAGCGCAACGGGGCGCGGTACGTGGACCACTGCCGCACCGCGCTGGACCGGGTGCAGGCGGAAACGGGCGTTCGCTGCGGCCGCCTGGAGGCGGCATGA
- a CDS encoding helix-turn-helix transcriptional regulator: MNIELAANQLDALGNVTRLELYRTLVRAGPDGLAVGELQQRLGLAASTLSHHLKRLVDRGLITQERQATTLICRAHYPAMSRLLGFLADECCADQVRPRVPEEAVR, translated from the coding sequence ATGAATATCGAATTAGCGGCAAACCAGCTCGACGCGCTCGGGAACGTGACCCGCCTCGAGCTGTATCGGACCCTCGTGCGGGCGGGGCCGGACGGGCTGGCCGTGGGGGAATTGCAGCAGCGCCTCGGCCTCGCTGCATCGACCCTGTCGCATCACCTGAAGCGGCTCGTGGACCGGGGTCTGATCACGCAGGAGCGACAGGCGACGACGCTGATCTGCCGCGCCCACTACCCGGCGATGAGCCGGCTCCTCGGTTTCCTGGCTGACGAGTGTTGCGCCGACCAGGTGCGCCCGCGCGTGCCTGAAGAGGCGGTTCGCTAG
- a CDS encoding FAD-dependent oxidoreductase, producing MSEHMNIPSSLPVVVIGAGPVGLAAAARLVERGLPFLVLERSAAVAAAPRAWGHVRLFSPWRYNVDAAAGALLEAAGWAGPEPEDLPTGAELTARYLEPLAAHPAIAPHLRLGADVDAVTRRGRDKMASSDREAAPLVVRWTDASGAPHRTAARAVIDASGTTDQPNPMGVDGLPVAGEAQAAAAGRIAYGLPDVCGAARGDYAGRRTLVVGSGHSAINLVLDLVRLRQDTGAGEILWALRSGGVAKLRGGGLDDQLPERGALGLAVMDAVEAGRVRLLAPFAAERIATGAAILEIDATLEEAPTRLEVDRIIVATGFRPDLAMLREVRVALDPAVEAPHRLAPLIDPNLHSCGTVPPHGAETLAHPEPDLFIVGAKSYGRAPTFLMATGYEQVRSVVAALAGDHAAAREVRLVLPETGVCSAPAAAPAEVADCGCAPTRCCGAAA from the coding sequence ATGAGCGAGCACATGAATATCCCTTCATCCTTGCCGGTCGTGGTGATCGGCGCCGGCCCGGTCGGGTTGGCGGCGGCGGCGCGGCTGGTCGAGCGGGGCCTGCCGTTCCTGGTGCTGGAACGGTCGGCCGCTGTGGCGGCGGCGCCCAGGGCGTGGGGCCACGTCCGCCTGTTCTCGCCCTGGCGCTACAACGTCGACGCGGCGGCCGGCGCGCTCTTGGAGGCGGCAGGCTGGGCCGGGCCGGAGCCGGAGGACCTGCCTACCGGCGCCGAGCTGACCGCGCGGTATCTGGAACCGCTCGCCGCCCATCCCGCCATCGCACCGCACCTGCGTCTCGGCGCCGACGTCGATGCCGTGACGCGCCGCGGGCGGGACAAGATGGCCTCGTCCGACCGCGAGGCGGCGCCGCTGGTGGTGCGGTGGACCGATGCGAGCGGGGCCCCGCACCGGACCGCGGCGCGCGCCGTGATCGATGCCAGCGGGACGACCGATCAGCCCAACCCGATGGGCGTCGACGGCTTGCCGGTGGCCGGCGAGGCGCAGGCCGCGGCGGCGGGGCGGATCGCCTACGGTCTGCCGGACGTATGCGGTGCGGCCCGGGGCGACTATGCGGGGCGGCGGACGCTGGTCGTGGGCAGCGGGCACTCGGCGATCAACCTCGTCCTCGACCTCGTGCGCCTGCGCCAGGACACCGGGGCGGGCGAGATCCTTTGGGCCCTGCGCAGCGGCGGGGTGGCGAAGTTGCGCGGCGGCGGGTTGGACGATCAGCTCCCCGAACGCGGCGCGCTGGGGCTGGCGGTGATGGACGCGGTCGAGGCGGGCCGTGTGCGCCTGCTGGCACCCTTCGCCGCGGAGCGCATCGCAACCGGCGCCGCGATCCTCGAGATCGATGCGACGCTGGAGGAGGCGCCGACGCGGCTGGAGGTGGACCGGATCATCGTCGCGACGGGCTTCCGGCCAGATCTCGCGATGCTGCGCGAGGTGCGCGTCGCACTCGACCCCGCGGTGGAGGCGCCGCATCGCCTCGCCCCGCTGATCGACCCGAACCTGCACTCCTGCGGCACCGTCCCGCCGCATGGGGCGGAGACGCTGGCCCACCCGGAGCCGGACCTCTTCATCGTCGGCGCCAAGTCCTATGGCCGGGCGCCGACATTCCTGATGGCGACCGGGTACGAGCAGGTCCGCTCCGTGGTGGCGGCGCTGGCCGGCGACCATGCCGCCGCCCGCGAGGTGCGCCTGGTGCTGCCGGAGACGGGCGTGTGCAGCGCGCCCGCCGCCGCGCCGGCCGAGGTGGCGGACTGCGGTTGTGCGCCGACGCGCTGCTGTGGCGCCGCTGCGTGA
- a CDS encoding MFS transporter produces the protein MNQPGWEEGALWRGRHRVISALGVTQILAWGSSYYLMAVLAQPIASATGWSYGWVIGGLSLGLLVSGLVSIRVGRLIDDYGGRPVLATSSVFLAVGLAILAAAPNLAVYVFAWLVLGVGMGAGLYDAAFSTLGRLYGPGGRRAITTLTLWGGFASTVCWPLSALLVDMAGWRGTCLIYAGLQLVVALPLHLILLPAETPRHRAAPVATPRIDAAPAMAAATRTRLVVLMAAIVTTMGVVAATWSVHLITILEARGMTVAAAVALGALVGPSQVGARVVEMLGGGRYHPIWTLGAAVVLVALGLGLLWAGFVLPALALIAYGAGNGIFSIARGTLPLALFGSEGYARLMGRLAMPSLIAQALAPSAVALLMQMSGAHAALSLLLALATANVLAVALLWALVGRLVTSEGAESRLRA, from the coding sequence GTGAATCAGCCGGGCTGGGAGGAGGGCGCGCTCTGGCGGGGGCGTCACCGGGTCATCTCGGCGTTGGGGGTGACGCAGATCCTCGCCTGGGGGTCGTCGTACTATCTGATGGCCGTGCTGGCGCAGCCGATCGCCTCGGCGACCGGGTGGAGCTATGGCTGGGTCATCGGCGGCTTGTCGCTGGGGCTTCTGGTGTCGGGGCTGGTGTCGATCCGGGTCGGCCGGCTGATCGACGACTATGGCGGTCGCCCGGTGCTGGCGACGAGTTCGGTCTTCCTCGCGGTGGGGCTGGCGATTCTCGCGGCGGCACCGAACCTCGCGGTCTACGTCTTCGCCTGGCTGGTGCTGGGCGTGGGCATGGGGGCCGGCCTCTATGACGCGGCCTTCTCCACCCTCGGCCGGCTCTATGGGCCGGGCGGCCGGCGGGCGATCACGACGCTCACGTTGTGGGGCGGCTTCGCCAGCACGGTGTGCTGGCCGCTGTCGGCCCTCCTGGTCGACATGGCGGGGTGGAGAGGAACCTGTCTCATCTATGCCGGCCTCCAACTCGTCGTGGCGCTGCCGCTGCACCTGATATTGCTGCCGGCGGAGACCCCGCGCCATCGCGCCGCGCCGGTGGCGACACCGCGGATCGACGCGGCGCCTGCGATGGCCGCCGCAACGCGCACGCGGCTCGTCGTCTTGATGGCGGCGATCGTGACCACCATGGGCGTCGTCGCGGCGACATGGTCGGTGCACCTCATCACCATCCTGGAGGCGCGGGGCATGACGGTTGCGGCGGCCGTGGCGCTGGGGGCGTTGGTGGGCCCCTCGCAGGTCGGCGCGCGCGTGGTCGAGATGCTCGGCGGCGGGCGCTATCATCCGATCTGGACGCTGGGCGCGGCGGTGGTCCTGGTGGCGCTGGGGCTGGGGCTCCTGTGGGCCGGCTTCGTTCTGCCGGCGCTGGCGCTGATCGCCTACGGGGCCGGCAACGGCATCTTCTCGATCGCGCGGGGGACGCTGCCGCTGGCGCTCTTCGGGTCCGAGGGATATGCGCGGCTGATGGGGCGGCTGGCGATGCCCAGCCTGATCGCCCAGGCGCTCGCCCCGTCCGCGGTGGCGCTGCTGATGCAAATGTCGGGCGCGCACGCCGCGTTGTCGCTTCTCCTGGCGCTGGCGACGGCCAACGTCCTCGCCGTGGCGCTGCTGTGGGCGCTGGTGGGCCGCCTCGTCACCAGCGAGGGGGCCGAGAGCCGGCTCCGCGCCTGA
- a CDS encoding cellulase family glycosylhydrolase: MATTPGTVNASVASQWNSGFTSNVTFTPTATVSGWRLEFTFEGDIVNIWNARIVSHTGDTYVIENMSYNAAVTAGSTVHFGFQGTGSPGSLTFDETGGEPPAAVDVSVAPAAALEGDPDDATPPAGSGSVLGPLTTSGNQILDAAGDPVQIEAVNWFGLETTTFAPHGLWTRNWQDMMDEIKAASFNAIRLPFSLQAVLDPGTPNGIDFSQNPDLSGLTPLQILDEIVAYAEEIGLGIILDNHRSAAGDGPNPNGLWYDGGYTEADWIDAWELLADRYGDSPAIIGADLVNEPHGADWNSWASAAERAGNAVLAEAPDWLILVEGVAGYQGDNYWWGGSLKGVADRPIVLSMDDKLVYSPHDYPASVYAQPWFFDGSDLTEVFRDNWGFIHEENIAPILVGEFGSRLETAVDRAWADAIVAYLGGDYDGDGTIDPGASAMNFAWWSWNPNSGDTGGILENDWRTLRTDALDLLDPLLEGPDAVGGSGNVITFEVTLSAPATTATQVAYATRDGSATAGEDYVATTGTLTFDRGETTKTVTVSVLPDRLAEGDETVILDVTGPDGSAQATGTITDDDDGTAPLTPHLAASDVTVDEADGEATLTLTLTEASDAPVEVAYATAEGTAAAGADFVADSGSILFAPGETTATLTIGLVDDDVPEPTETFTAFLTSDDVPVDTPQVRITITDADQPEPEPEPEPEPEPEEGVVVSGAVVNDWGSGAQVSITLTNTGDHMVDGWTLAFNGPSAVNNLWGAEILSQSGTAMTVEDLGWNARIAPDQSISIGFIVAHGGIDEAAWLSAADFEILL, translated from the coding sequence ATGGCCACCACCCCCGGAACCGTCAACGCATCTGTCGCCTCACAGTGGAACAGCGGGTTCACCAGCAACGTCACCTTCACACCGACAGCGACCGTCAGCGGATGGCGGCTCGAATTCACGTTCGAGGGCGACATCGTCAATATCTGGAACGCGCGGATCGTCAGCCACACCGGTGACACCTACGTCATCGAGAACATGAGCTACAACGCGGCGGTGACGGCCGGGAGCACGGTCCACTTCGGCTTCCAGGGCACCGGCTCGCCCGGCAGTCTCACGTTCGACGAGACCGGGGGCGAGCCGCCCGCGGCGGTCGATGTCTCCGTCGCCCCCGCCGCCGCCCTCGAAGGCGATCCGGACGATGCCACGCCGCCCGCCGGATCCGGCTCGGTGCTGGGCCCGCTCACCACCTCCGGGAACCAGATCCTCGATGCGGCGGGCGATCCGGTGCAGATCGAGGCGGTCAACTGGTTCGGCCTGGAGACGACCACGTTCGCACCCCACGGCCTGTGGACGCGCAACTGGCAAGACATGATGGACGAGATCAAGGCGGCGAGCTTCAACGCCATTCGCCTGCCCTTCTCGCTCCAGGCCGTGCTCGACCCCGGCACCCCCAACGGCATCGACTTCAGTCAAAACCCCGACCTCTCCGGCCTCACCCCGCTGCAAATCCTCGACGAGATCGTCGCCTATGCCGAAGAGATCGGCCTCGGCATCATTCTCGACAATCACCGCTCCGCCGCGGGCGACGGGCCCAATCCCAACGGCCTGTGGTACGACGGCGGCTACACCGAGGCCGACTGGATCGACGCCTGGGAGCTCCTCGCCGACCGCTATGGCGACAGTCCGGCCATCATCGGCGCCGACCTCGTCAACGAGCCGCACGGCGCGGACTGGAACAGCTGGGCGAGCGCCGCCGAGCGGGCCGGCAACGCCGTCCTCGCAGAGGCGCCGGACTGGCTGATCCTGGTCGAGGGTGTCGCCGGCTACCAGGGCGACAACTACTGGTGGGGCGGCAGCCTCAAGGGCGTCGCCGACCGTCCCATCGTCCTGTCGATGGACGACAAGCTCGTCTATTCGCCGCATGATTACCCGGCCTCGGTCTACGCCCAGCCCTGGTTCTTCGACGGCAGCGACCTCACCGAGGTCTTCCGCGACAACTGGGGCTTCATCCACGAGGAGAACATCGCACCGATCCTCGTCGGCGAATTCGGCAGCCGCCTGGAGACGGCGGTGGACCGCGCCTGGGCCGACGCGATCGTCGCCTACCTCGGTGGCGACTACGACGGTGACGGCACGATCGACCCCGGCGCCTCGGCGATGAACTTCGCCTGGTGGTCGTGGAACCCCAACTCCGGCGACACCGGCGGCATCCTGGAGAACGACTGGCGCACCCTGCGCACCGACGCGCTCGACCTCCTCGACCCCCTCCTCGAAGGGCCGGACGCCGTCGGCGGCAGCGGCAACGTGATCACCTTCGAGGTCACGCTCTCCGCCCCGGCCACCACCGCGACGCAGGTGGCCTACGCCACGCGCGACGGTTCGGCGACCGCCGGCGAGGACTACGTCGCCACCACCGGCACGCTCACCTTCGACCGCGGCGAGACGACGAAGACCGTCACCGTGTCGGTCCTGCCCGACCGCCTGGCCGAGGGCGACGAAACCGTCATCCTCGACGTGACCGGCCCCGACGGGAGCGCGCAGGCGACCGGCACCATCACCGACGACGACGACGGCACCGCCCCCCTCACCCCGCACCTCGCCGCGAGCGACGTCACCGTCGACGAGGCGGACGGCGAAGCGACGTTGACCCTCACCCTGACCGAGGCCTCCGACGCCCCGGTCGAGGTCGCCTACGCCACCGCCGAAGGCACCGCCGCCGCCGGCGCCGACTTCGTGGCCGACAGCGGCAGCATCCTGTTCGCGCCCGGCGAGACCACCGCGACGCTGACGATCGGTCTCGTCGACGACGATGTGCCGGAGCCGACCGAGACCTTCACGGCCTTCCTCACGTCGGACGACGTCCCCGTCGACACCCCGCAGGTCCGCATCACCATCACCGACGCCGACCAGCCTGAGCCCGAGCCCGAGCCCGAGCCCGAGCCCGAGCCCGAGGAAGGCGTCGTCGTGAGCGGCGCGGTCGTCAACGATTGGGGCTCCGGCGCCCAGGTCTCCATCACGCTGACCAACACCGGCGACCACATGGTCGACGGCTGGACCCTCGCCTTCAACGGCCCGTCCGCCGTCAACAATCTGTGGGGCGCCGAGATCCTGTCCCAGTCGGGCACCGCGATGACGGTCGAGGACCTCGGCTGGAACGCCCGGATCGCGCCGGACCAGTCGATCTCGATCGGCTTCATCGTCGCCCACGGCGGGATCGACGAGGCCGCATGGCTGAGCGCGGCCGATTTCGAAATCCTGCTGTAG